A region from the Methylocystis iwaonis genome encodes:
- a CDS encoding host attachment protein, with protein MSAVAVHNGAWVLIGDGRRALFFSNHGDAEILDLRVIETRVEENPPTREQGSDAPGRAFAAAGSHARSGMGNVDWHELEEERFARAMADRINAAAESGELKEIVIVAPPRTLGEIRKDLSAKAQSKVAGELDKDLTKHPLPEIEKALALKPQA; from the coding sequence ATGAGCGCAGTTGCTGTCCATAATGGCGCGTGGGTTCTGATCGGCGATGGCCGACGCGCGCTATTCTTCTCCAACCACGGCGACGCCGAGATTCTCGATCTGCGCGTGATCGAAACGCGCGTCGAAGAGAATCCGCCGACCCGCGAGCAGGGATCGGACGCCCCGGGTCGCGCCTTCGCCGCCGCCGGCTCTCATGCGCGCAGCGGCATGGGGAATGTGGACTGGCATGAGCTCGAAGAAGAGCGCTTCGCCCGCGCCATGGCCGACCGCATCAACGCCGCCGCCGAAAGCGGCGAGCTGAAAGAAATCGTCATCGTCGCCCCGCCCCGCACACTGGGCGAAATCCGCAAGGATCTGAGCGCCAAGGCGCAGAGCAAGGTTGCGGGCGAGCTGGACAAGGATTTGACCAAGCACCCGCTCCCGGAAATCGAGAAGGCCCTGGCGCTGAAGCCGCAGGCTTGA
- a CDS encoding mannose-1-phosphate guanylyltransferase/mannose-6-phosphate isomerase — protein sequence MIKILPVIMCGGSGTRVWPESRESLPKQFIPLVGERSTFQTTMAMLADPAFEKPIVISNSDYRFLISDQLRAIGAEADVVLEPSRRDSGPAVAVAAGLAARRAPETIVVVLAADHVVRDRAGLVALCKEAAEAASEGYIVTLGVKPDHPATGYGYLRPGAPLHEGSEVLKLDAFVEKPDRETAQRYIDAGYFWNSGNFIFRADVMQAEIAHFEPTIAEAAEAAIDGAARDLDFCVLNAEAFARAPKKSIDYAVMEKTEKAALIPADIGWSDVGTWRAVWELSERDEKGNSVRGHGVVMDAKNVHVRSEEALTTVVGVDDVIVVTTQDAVLVLNHEHGDRVKHLVDELKTQNRREAAAHKRIFRPWGYYQSIDEGQRYQVKRIVVKPGERLSLQKHFHRAEHWIVVRGTAEVGRDDEVHLVHENESIYLPIGCKHRLINPGKIDLELIEVQTGSYLGEDDIVRFQDVYNRG from the coding sequence ATGATTAAAATTCTTCCTGTGATTATGTGCGGGGGCTCCGGAACGCGCGTCTGGCCCGAGTCGAGAGAGAGCCTTCCCAAGCAGTTTATTCCTCTCGTCGGCGAGCGTTCGACCTTCCAGACGACCATGGCGATGCTGGCCGACCCGGCGTTCGAAAAGCCGATCGTCATCTCCAACAGCGATTATCGCTTTCTGATCAGCGACCAGCTACGCGCGATCGGCGCTGAGGCCGACGTCGTGCTCGAGCCCTCGCGCCGCGATTCGGGCCCGGCGGTCGCCGTGGCGGCTGGCCTCGCCGCGCGCCGCGCGCCCGAGACGATCGTCGTCGTGCTCGCCGCCGACCATGTGGTGCGCGACCGCGCCGGCCTCGTCGCGCTGTGCAAGGAAGCCGCCGAAGCCGCGTCCGAGGGCTATATCGTCACGCTCGGCGTCAAGCCCGACCACCCGGCGACCGGCTACGGCTATCTGCGGCCTGGCGCGCCGCTGCACGAGGGAAGCGAGGTCCTCAAGCTCGACGCCTTCGTGGAAAAGCCGGATCGCGAGACGGCGCAGCGCTATATCGACGCCGGCTATTTCTGGAACAGCGGCAATTTTATCTTCCGCGCCGACGTCATGCAGGCCGAGATCGCCCATTTCGAGCCCACGATTGCCGAAGCCGCCGAGGCGGCGATCGACGGCGCGGCCCGCGATCTCGATTTCTGCGTGCTGAACGCCGAAGCCTTCGCCCGCGCGCCCAAGAAATCTATCGACTACGCCGTGATGGAGAAGACCGAGAAGGCGGCGCTGATTCCCGCCGACATCGGCTGGTCGGACGTCGGCACCTGGCGCGCCGTCTGGGAATTGTCGGAGCGCGACGAGAAGGGCAATTCGGTGCGCGGCCATGGCGTGGTGATGGACGCCAAAAATGTCCATGTACGCTCCGAGGAGGCGCTGACCACAGTCGTGGGCGTCGACGACGTCATCGTTGTGACGACGCAGGACGCAGTGCTGGTTCTCAACCATGAGCACGGCGACAGGGTGAAACATCTCGTCGACGAGCTGAAGACGCAGAACCGCCGCGAGGCGGCGGCGCATAAGCGCATCTTCCGTCCCTGGGGCTATTATCAGTCGATCGACGAGGGCCAGCGCTATCAGGTGAAGCGCATCGTGGTGAAGCCGGGCGAGCGCCTGTCATTGCAAAAGCATTTCCACCGCGCCGAACATTGGATCGTGGTGCGCGGCACGGCCGAGGTCGGCCGCGACGACGAAGTCCATCTCGTGCACGAGAATGAGTCGATCTATCTGCCGATCGGCTGCAAGCACCGCCTGATCAACCCCGGCAAGATCGATTTGGAGCTGATCGAGGTGCAGACCGGCTCCTATCTCGGCGAGGACGACATCGTCCGATTCCAGGACGTGTATAATCGGGGCTAA
- the trpB gene encoding tryptophan synthase subunit beta produces the protein MTKPLPNSFRAGPDENGRFGIFGGRFVAETLMPLVLDLERAYDEARNDPAFHAELAHLHTHYVGRPSPLYFAERLTEHVRQNAEEGKGAKIYFKREELNHTGSHKINNVLGQILLAKRMGKKRIIAETGAGQHGVATATACARFGLECVVYMGAVDVERQKPNVFRMKMLGATVNPVQSGARTLKDAMNEALRDWVTNVSNTFYCIGTAAGPHPYPGMVRDFQSIIGNETRAQMQEAEGRLPDSLVACIGGGSNAIGLFHPFLDDRDVEIYGVEAAGHGVSVPNGHAASIAGGRPGVLHGNRTYLLMDDDGQILEGHSISAGLDYPGVGPEHSWLHQTGRVTYLNATDKEALAAFQICSKLEGIIPALEPSHAIAKVLELAPQKPQDHLMVMNLSGRGDKDIFTVAEVLGEM, from the coding sequence GTGACCAAGCCGCTTCCCAATTCCTTCCGCGCCGGCCCGGACGAGAATGGCCGTTTTGGCATTTTCGGCGGCCGCTTCGTCGCCGAGACGCTGATGCCGCTCGTGCTCGATCTGGAGCGCGCCTATGACGAAGCCAGGAACGATCCCGCCTTCCACGCGGAGCTCGCGCATCTTCACACGCATTATGTCGGGCGCCCCTCGCCGCTCTATTTCGCCGAACGCCTGACCGAGCATGTCCGCCAGAATGCGGAGGAGGGAAAAGGCGCGAAGATTTACTTCAAGCGCGAAGAGCTGAACCACACAGGCTCCCATAAGATCAACAATGTGCTGGGGCAGATTCTGCTCGCCAAGCGCATGGGCAAGAAGCGCATCATCGCCGAGACGGGCGCCGGCCAGCATGGCGTCGCCACGGCTACGGCCTGCGCGCGCTTCGGGCTCGAATGCGTCGTCTACATGGGCGCCGTCGACGTCGAGCGGCAAAAGCCGAACGTCTTCCGCATGAAAATGCTGGGCGCCACGGTGAATCCGGTGCAATCCGGCGCACGCACGCTGAAGGACGCGATGAATGAGGCGTTGCGCGATTGGGTGACCAACGTCTCCAACACTTTCTATTGCATCGGCACGGCCGCCGGTCCGCATCCCTATCCGGGCATGGTGCGCGATTTCCAGTCGATCATCGGCAATGAGACGCGCGCGCAAATGCAGGAGGCGGAAGGGCGCTTGCCCGATTCGCTCGTCGCCTGCATCGGCGGCGGCTCCAACGCCATCGGCCTGTTCCACCCCTTCCTCGACGATCGCGACGTCGAGATTTACGGCGTCGAGGCGGCCGGGCATGGCGTCTCTGTGCCCAACGGCCATGCGGCGTCGATCGCCGGCGGCAGGCCGGGCGTGCTGCACGGCAACCGCACTTATCTGCTCATGGACGACGACGGGCAGATTCTCGAAGGCCACTCAATCTCGGCGGGCCTGGATTATCCCGGCGTCGGCCCGGAGCATAGCTGGCTGCATCAGACCGGCCGCGTGACATATCTCAACGCCACGGATAAGGAGGCGCTCGCCGCCTTCCAGATCTGCTCGAAACTGGAGGGCATCATCCCGGCGCTGGAGCCCTCGCACGCCATCGCGAAAGTGCTCGAGCTGGCGCCACAAAAGCCGCAGGACCATCTGATGGTGATGAATCTGAGCGGTCGCGGCGACAAGGATATCTTCACGGTCGCGGAGGTTCTCGGCGAGATGTGA
- a CDS encoding acyl-CoA dehydrogenase family protein encodes MTAAVATKLDPQSWLANAKEALVAVETLYNDALASVRARVTKDGKLSNELIEADQHAAHGLSWFATYVQGLKELIDYAERLSAEGAYGETEELLNQIGYAELLAQVYGGIPMSQGEFVRLSDFGLSSAKVAAARPACVDALILSGNTPANRARLAELIDHHSAAETVGASGLDETLEAIRSEMRKFAADNVVPFAHEWHSKNAYIPLEVIGGLAELGVFGLTIPEEYGGSGMGKIAMCVVSEELSRAYIGVGSLGTRSEIAGELILVGGTEAQKQKYLPGIAAGEILPTAVFTEPNNGSDLANLRTRAVREGDVYKVTGNKTWITHPVRADIMMLLTRTNPNEKGYRGLSMFVAEKPRGTDENPFPANGMTGGEIEVLGYRGMKEFEIGFDNFEVPAENLLGGEEGKGFKHLMETFESARIQTAARALGVAQCALDLGLKYAKERIQFGKPLFAFPRVFNKIVSMAVEVHIARQITYFAAREKDEGKRCDLEAGMAKLLGARVAWAAADNALQIHGGNGFALEYPVSRVLCDARILNIFEGAAEIQAQVIARRLLEG; translated from the coding sequence ATGACCGCAGCCGTCGCGACGAAACTCGATCCCCAAAGCTGGCTCGCCAACGCCAAGGAGGCGCTCGTCGCCGTCGAGACGCTCTATAATGACGCGCTCGCCAGCGTGCGCGCCCGCGTGACGAAGGACGGCAAGCTTTCCAACGAGCTGATCGAAGCCGACCAGCACGCCGCCCACGGCCTCTCCTGGTTCGCGACCTATGTGCAGGGCCTCAAGGAACTCATCGACTACGCCGAGCGCCTCTCGGCCGAGGGCGCCTATGGCGAGACGGAAGAGCTACTGAACCAGATCGGCTACGCCGAGCTGCTCGCCCAGGTCTATGGCGGCATTCCGATGAGCCAGGGCGAATTCGTCCGCCTCTCGGATTTCGGCCTTTCCTCGGCCAAGGTCGCCGCCGCGCGCCCGGCCTGCGTCGACGCGCTCATCCTCTCCGGCAACACGCCGGCGAACCGCGCCCGCCTCGCCGAGCTGATCGACCATCATTCGGCGGCCGAAACTGTCGGCGCCTCCGGTCTCGACGAGACTCTGGAAGCCATCCGCAGCGAGATGCGCAAATTCGCCGCCGACAATGTCGTGCCCTTCGCCCATGAGTGGCATTCCAAGAACGCCTATATTCCGCTGGAGGTGATCGGCGGCCTTGCGGAGCTGGGCGTCTTCGGCCTCACCATCCCTGAGGAATATGGCGGCTCGGGCATGGGCAAGATCGCCATGTGCGTCGTCTCCGAGGAGCTGTCACGCGCTTATATCGGCGTCGGCTCGCTCGGCACCCGCTCCGAGATCGCAGGCGAACTTATTCTCGTGGGCGGCACGGAAGCGCAGAAGCAGAAATATCTGCCGGGCATCGCGGCCGGCGAAATCCTGCCGACGGCGGTCTTCACCGAGCCGAACAACGGCTCCGACCTTGCGAACCTGCGCACCCGCGCCGTGCGCGAGGGCGACGTCTATAAGGTCACCGGCAACAAGACCTGGATCACCCATCCGGTCCGCGCCGACATCATGATGCTGCTGACGCGCACCAATCCGAACGAGAAGGGCTACAGGGGCCTCTCCATGTTCGTTGCCGAAAAGCCGCGCGGCACGGATGAAAATCCCTTCCCCGCGAACGGCATGACCGGCGGCGAGATCGAGGTGCTCGGCTATCGCGGCATGAAGGAGTTCGAGATCGGCTTCGATAATTTCGAGGTGCCGGCCGAAAACCTGCTCGGCGGCGAGGAGGGCAAGGGCTTCAAGCATCTCATGGAGACCTTCGAATCCGCCCGCATCCAGACCGCCGCCCGCGCCCTAGGCGTCGCTCAATGCGCCCTCGACCTCGGCCTGAAATACGCCAAGGAGCGCATCCAGTTCGGCAAGCCCTTGTTCGCCTTCCCGCGCGTCTTCAACAAGATCGTGTCGATGGCGGTGGAGGTTCACATCGCCCGCCAGATCACCTATTTCGCCGCGCGCGAGAAGGACGAGGGCAAGCGCTGCGACCTCGAAGCCGGCATGGCGAAGCTGCTCGGCGCCCGCGTGGCCTGGGCGGCGGCGGACAACGCCCTGCAGATTCACGGCGGCAACGGCTTCGCGCTGGAATATCCGGTCTCCCGCGTCCTCTGCGACGCGCGCATCCTCAACATCTTCGAGGGCGCGGCGGAGATTCAGGCGCAGGTCATCGCGCGGCGCCTGCTGGAGGGCTGA
- a CDS encoding cytochrome P450 — MPFTPNERPSFRSTQRNFLENWPPAAYREGFWSLRGIWPIVPKTIYLTDPALVEEMLLTRAEFFQRDVMTIQALSGAINKGSLFFSEGADWKWQRRALAPAFRHENLLALTPIFARCAGELCQAWRRERPTAPIDAMKAMSEVTFSIIESAVLGAQGTFDRERFLTALTRALSGVSWQRILALLSLPNWLPFPGSSQINRDMRYLYDETARIVAARRATRAHTPAIVDLMLNATDPESGRTMTDSELIGNLYGLMVAGHETSAVALGWSLWLLAKDQASQERLRAEVQEIAGADDIGPETVERLQFTKQVVQEAMRLFPPAAAIGRQPREDTTLGPHKVLKKEPIFVAIWALHRHEKLWDQPNAFDPDRFTPEKAKARHRCAYLPFGAGPRICIGMSFAMLEMTAILATLVRDFRFTTVEGHRLELAPDFTTRPRGGLPLWVAPV; from the coding sequence ATGCCTTTCACCCCCAATGAGCGTCCGAGTTTTCGCTCGACCCAGCGTAACTTCCTCGAAAACTGGCCGCCAGCGGCGTATCGGGAGGGATTCTGGTCGTTGCGCGGCATTTGGCCGATCGTGCCGAAAACCATCTATCTGACGGACCCGGCCCTCGTTGAAGAAATGCTGCTCACGCGCGCGGAATTTTTCCAACGCGACGTGATGACAATTCAGGCGCTTTCAGGAGCAATCAACAAGGGTTCGTTGTTTTTTTCTGAGGGCGCCGATTGGAAATGGCAACGGCGCGCTTTGGCGCCGGCGTTCCGGCACGAAAATCTTCTGGCGCTGACGCCAATCTTCGCGCGCTGCGCGGGGGAGCTTTGCCAAGCCTGGCGCCGAGAACGGCCGACCGCGCCGATCGACGCCATGAAAGCGATGTCGGAAGTCACTTTCTCCATCATCGAAAGCGCCGTTCTCGGCGCGCAGGGGACATTCGACCGCGAGCGGTTTCTCACCGCGCTCACGCGGGCGCTTTCAGGCGTCAGTTGGCAGCGCATATTGGCGCTGCTCAGCCTTCCGAACTGGCTGCCTTTTCCGGGATCGTCGCAGATCAACCGGGACATGCGCTACCTCTATGACGAAACCGCGCGGATCGTCGCCGCGCGCCGCGCCACCCGCGCCCATACGCCCGCCATCGTCGATCTGATGCTCAATGCCACCGACCCCGAGAGCGGCAGAACGATGACGGATTCTGAGCTTATCGGCAATCTCTACGGCCTGATGGTCGCCGGACACGAAACCTCCGCCGTGGCGCTCGGCTGGAGCCTATGGCTGCTCGCAAAGGACCAAGCGTCTCAGGAACGGCTGCGCGCGGAGGTCCAAGAGATCGCCGGCGCCGACGACATCGGGCCGGAGACGGTCGAGAGGCTGCAATTCACCAAACAGGTCGTTCAGGAGGCGATGCGCCTCTTTCCGCCCGCCGCCGCCATCGGCCGCCAGCCTCGGGAAGATACGACGCTCGGCCCGCATAAGGTTCTCAAAAAGGAGCCGATCTTTGTTGCGATCTGGGCGCTGCATCGTCACGAGAAATTATGGGACCAGCCGAACGCCTTCGATCCTGACCGTTTCACGCCCGAAAAGGCCAAGGCGCGCCACCGTTGCGCCTATTTGCCCTTCGGCGCGGGCCCGCGCATCTGCATCGGGATGAGCTTCGCGATGCTGGAGATGACTGCCATTCTCGCGACGCTCGTTCGTGATTTTCGTTTCACGACGGTCGAAGGCCATCGGCTGGAGCTTGCCCCTGACTTTACGACGCGGCCAAGGGGAGGCCTGCCGCTGTGGGTGGCGCCGGTTTGA
- a CDS encoding TetR/AcrR family transcriptional regulator, protein MSRFKKEDWLALGAKLLAEEGPAALTIDRLTAAARRTRGSFYHHFEDRDAFLHAMMERWRTQVIEIAGKRYEAAQSQAEVRALMREQPFELDFRFEREIRRLAASEPIVREILNQVDCARIEGLACLLTHMRPDIDDPMSFAFVQYCAVVGAQWLLEDPDDPRLPAIRRTGNRLFGLSEPEEPVQ, encoded by the coding sequence ATGAGTCGTTTCAAGAAGGAAGACTGGCTGGCGCTCGGCGCAAAGCTGCTGGCGGAAGAAGGCCCGGCGGCGCTGACGATCGACCGCCTCACAGCAGCGGCGCGGCGCACGCGCGGTAGCTTCTACCACCATTTCGAAGACCGCGACGCCTTCCTGCACGCCATGATGGAGCGCTGGCGTACGCAGGTGATCGAAATCGCCGGCAAGCGCTATGAGGCCGCGCAATCGCAAGCTGAGGTCCGCGCGCTGATGCGCGAGCAGCCTTTCGAGCTCGATTTCCGCTTCGAGCGTGAAATCCGTCGTCTCGCGGCGAGCGAGCCGATCGTGCGCGAAATATTGAACCAGGTCGACTGCGCGCGGATCGAGGGGCTTGCGTGCCTGCTGACGCATATGCGCCCGGACATCGACGATCCGATGTCCTTCGCCTTCGTGCAATATTGCGCGGTCGTCGGCGCGCAATGGCTGCTGGAGGACCCCGACGATCCGCGCCTGCCGGCGATTCGCAGAACAGGTAACCGCCTCTTCGGTCTCAGCGAGCCGGAAGAGCCTGTGCAGTAA
- a CDS encoding GFA family protein: MRPTTRISSCACGRVRCEAVGEPILSAVCYCADCQEGGRRIEALPNAAPVRDPDGGTPYLTYRDDRFRCVSGADLLEEHRLKPNSPTRRMVASCCNSGMFVKFDPGFWVSTYRLRYDGNPPPIEMRTQTRRRKSEMELPSDAPSYRGFPLRLFLKLGAARIAMLTGH, translated from the coding sequence ATGAGACCCACCACCAGAATATCCTCCTGCGCCTGCGGGCGCGTCCGTTGCGAAGCCGTCGGCGAGCCGATCCTGAGCGCGGTCTGCTATTGCGCGGATTGCCAGGAAGGCGGCCGGCGGATCGAAGCGCTCCCCAACGCCGCGCCGGTCCGCGACCCCGACGGCGGCACGCCTTATTTGACCTACCGCGATGATCGATTCCGTTGCGTCTCCGGCGCCGATCTTCTCGAAGAGCATCGGCTGAAACCCAATTCGCCGACGCGAAGGATGGTCGCTTCCTGCTGCAACTCCGGCATGTTCGTGAAATTCGACCCGGGGTTCTGGGTCTCGACCTATCGGCTCCGTTATGACGGCAACCCGCCGCCGATCGAAATGAGAACCCAAACGCGCCGCCGAAAGTCGGAAATGGAATTGCCATCCGACGCGCCGAGCTATCGGGGATTTCCCTTGAGGCTCTTTTTGAAATTGGGCGCGGCGAGAATCGCGATGCTGACCGGACATTAG
- the ccrA gene encoding crotonyl-CoA carboxylase/reductase: MTDKKDLYELGEIPPLGHVPKNMYAWVVRKERHGPPDQAMQLEVVPTWELDSHDVLVLVMAAGVNYNGVWAALGEPISVLDAHKHPYHIAGSDAAGIVWAVGSKVKRWKVGDEVIVHCNQDDGDDEECNGGDPMFSASQRIWGYETPDGSFAQFCRVQDRQLMQRPKHLTWEESACYTLTLATAYRMLFGHEPHELKPGHNVLVWGASGGLGVFAVQICAASGANAIGVISDESKRDYVMSLGAKGVINRKDFKCWGQMPKVNSPEYVEWTKEARKFGKAIWDITGKKDVDIVFEHPGEATFPVSCLVAKRGGMVVFCAGTSGFNITFDARYVWMRQKRIQGSHFAHLKQAAAANQFVIDRRVDPCMSEVFAWDKIPLAHMKMWKNEHAPGNMAVLVNAPEPGLHTVEDVVEAYNKKK; encoded by the coding sequence TTGACCGATAAAAAAGATCTCTACGAGTTGGGTGAAATTCCGCCGCTCGGCCATGTTCCCAAGAACATGTACGCCTGGGTGGTGCGCAAGGAGCGTCACGGCCCGCCGGATCAGGCGATGCAGCTCGAGGTCGTGCCGACCTGGGAGCTCGACAGCCATGACGTGCTCGTTCTCGTGATGGCGGCCGGCGTCAATTACAACGGCGTCTGGGCGGCGCTCGGCGAGCCGATCTCGGTCCTCGACGCGCACAAGCACCCCTATCACATCGCCGGTTCCGACGCGGCGGGCATCGTCTGGGCCGTCGGCTCCAAGGTGAAGCGCTGGAAGGTCGGCGACGAGGTCATCGTCCACTGCAATCAGGACGACGGCGACGATGAGGAGTGCAACGGCGGCGATCCGATGTTCTCCGCCTCGCAGCGCATCTGGGGCTATGAGACGCCGGACGGCTCCTTCGCCCAGTTCTGCCGCGTGCAGGACCGCCAGCTCATGCAGCGCCCCAAGCATCTCACCTGGGAAGAATCGGCCTGCTACACGCTGACGCTCGCCACCGCTTATCGCATGCTCTTCGGCCATGAGCCGCATGAGCTGAAGCCCGGCCACAATGTGCTGGTGTGGGGCGCCTCGGGCGGCCTCGGCGTCTTCGCCGTGCAGATCTGCGCGGCGTCGGGCGCCAACGCCATCGGCGTGATCTCGGACGAATCCAAGCGCGATTACGTTATGTCGCTCGGCGCGAAGGGCGTGATCAACCGCAAGGATTTCAAGTGCTGGGGCCAGATGCCCAAGGTCAACTCGCCCGAATATGTCGAGTGGACCAAGGAAGCGCGTAAGTTCGGCAAGGCGATCTGGGACATCACCGGCAAGAAGGACGTCGACATCGTCTTCGAGCATCCCGGCGAAGCGACCTTCCCGGTCTCCTGCCTCGTCGCCAAGCGCGGCGGCATGGTGGTGTTCTGCGCCGGCACCTCGGGCTTCAACATCACCTTCGACGCCCGCTATGTGTGGATGCGCCAGAAGCGCATCCAGGGCTCGCATTTCGCGCATCTGAAACAGGCGGCCGCCGCCAACCAGTTCGTGATCGACCGCCGCGTCGACCCCTGCATGTCGGAGGTCTTCGCCTGGGACAAGATCCCGCTGGCGCATATGAAGATGTGGAAGAACGAGCACGCCCCCGGCAACATGGCGGTGCTGGTGAACGCCCCCGAGCCCGGCCTGCATACGGTCGAGGACGTGGTCGAGGCTTACAACAAGAAGAAGTAA
- a CDS encoding phosphoribosylanthranilate isomerase: MSDTLVKICGLSSPETLLAAVSAGADMAGFVFFEKSPRHIDLETARTLGALGSGRIRKVALTVDATDDALQAVIDNLEPDLLQLHGRETPARVAAVKACFGLPVIKAIGVATAEDVAAAQSYEDVADILLFDAKPAPGAAVPGGAGVAFDWDLLRNISAANWMLSGGLDAENVREALRHTNAPAVDVSSGVERERGVKDAGKIAKFLLEVRVFDGLLR; the protein is encoded by the coding sequence TTGTCCGATACGCTCGTCAAAATCTGCGGCCTCTCATCCCCCGAGACGCTGCTCGCGGCCGTCTCCGCCGGCGCTGACATGGCGGGCTTTGTCTTCTTCGAGAAAAGCCCGCGCCATATCGATCTCGAAACGGCGCGGACACTGGGGGCGCTGGGCTCGGGGCGCATTCGCAAAGTAGCGCTGACGGTCGACGCCACGGACGACGCGCTCCAAGCAGTCATCGACAACCTCGAGCCCGACCTTCTGCAATTGCATGGGCGTGAAACCCCGGCGCGCGTCGCCGCGGTGAAGGCCTGCTTCGGCCTTCCGGTGATCAAGGCGATCGGCGTCGCGACCGCCGAGGATGTTGCGGCCGCGCAATCTTACGAGGACGTCGCGGATATTCTGTTGTTCGACGCCAAGCCGGCGCCGGGCGCTGCGGTTCCCGGCGGCGCAGGGGTCGCCTTCGACTGGGATTTGCTGCGCAACATAAGCGCCGCAAACTGGATGCTCTCCGGGGGGTTGGACGCAGAAAATGTAAGGGAAGCCCTGCGCCACACCAATGCGCCGGCGGTAGATGTGTCATCCGGCGTCGAGCGGGAGAGAGGCGTAAAGGACGCGGGGAAGATTGCAAAATTTTTGCTGGAGGTCCGGGTTTTTGATGGTCTTCTCCGCTAA